The genomic window AACTATTTCTGCGGGGGTACAACAACGCATAGGTAAAGCTGATTTAACGGTAGATTGGATTCATCGCGATCGCACTGACCGCATTCCAGAAACAGATTTAAACAGTACCTCTGACCAATTGCGCAGTCGCCTAAACTTGCCGCTCACAAATACTCTAAGTTTCGTTGCTCAAAATGAGCTAACTTTTTCTAGCGATGTAGATGCAGTATATCCCGATCGCACTTTGTTTGGCTTGAGTTGGAAAGCTTTACCTGGTGTCAATATTAGCCTATCGCAGCAATTTTTTACTCGCGGTCAATATTCTGGTAACTCAATTACCAGTTTAGATGTGAGTGGCGAACATAAGTTTGGCTCTGATACTACCTTGACTGGACGTTATTCCATGTATGGCGGTGGTGATGGGCTTGGCGGTAGTGGAGCAATTGGGATTAAACAAGGTTGGACAATTGCGCCGGGATTAAAGGCAAACTTTGCTTACGAACACGTTTTTGGGGATTTCTTTGGCAAAACGGCGGCGGGAACTCAGTTTGCTCAACCCTTTGCGCCGGGTCAAAGTGCCTCATCAATTGGTGTAGACGGCGGCGATAGCTACAGTGTCGGTCTTGACTATACAGATAATCCTAATTTTCAAGCAAATGCCCGTTACGAGCATCGCAACTCTTCTGGTGGCTCAAATACAGTCCTTTCTGCCTCAGCTACAGGCAAAATCACTCCTTCGATTACAGCTTTAGCTCGTTATCAACAGGCTAATTCTTCTAACCAAACTCTAGAAGGATTGGGAACTACTAGAGATTTAAAAATAGGTTTAGCTTACCGCGACATTAATAGCGATAAGTTTAATGCTTTATTGCGCTACGAATATCGCAAAAATCCCTCCACAAATCCCGAAACAATTTTATTTGGTAGCGGGACGGGTTCAGAGGATCATACTTTTGCCTTAGAAGGCATTTATGCTCCTTCTTGGCGCTGGGAGTTTTACGGCAAGTATGCGCTGCGGAGTAGTACGTCTTATTTAGCTGATGATTTGGTCGGTACAAGTACAATTAATCTTACCCAACTGCGGGCTACCTATCGTCCCGGCTACAAATGGGATGTAGTGGGCGAAGCTCGTTTGATTAATCAACCCTCCGCCGGGTACAGCGAAACAGGCTTTCTTTTAGAAGCTGGTTATTATCTCACTCCTAATCTGCGCTTGGCTGGTGGTTATGCGTTTGGGAATGTTGACGATGATGGTTTTAGTGGTTCTCGTTCGGCTAGTGGCCCTTACTTGGGCTTAACTGTCAAACTCAATGAGCTATTTGATGGCTTTGGCTTGCAAAAAGTCGCGCCACCTCAGCAACAAGAATCTCAAAAGACACCTTTAGCTAGAAAGCTTACTCAACGTGAAAATGCGATCGCTCTTTGGGATCGTAACAATGATTCCAAAGAGGAGCTAGAGTTTTCTGGCGCAGAAGTAGATATAGATTTGCAAATTAGTCAGTTAGCTTTCAAAGTTAAGCAATTACTTCACAGCTATCAACAGGTTAATTCCTCCCCTACACCCGATCTAGCTATAAGTACCCAAATTCAAAGATTGGATAAACCTACACTCCCCCTGCTGCTAAGAGGTGAAAAGCTATGAAAAAAATCTATTGGTTGGTTGTTTTTGCTTGTTTGTCACCATTATTACAATTTCCTGTAGTTGCTCAAGAAGCTTTAACAGTGCAGATAGTTGTAAATAGCGATCGCGATGGCACTATTACACCAGATACATTTTTAACTTTGCGCGAAGCTATTGAGCTAGTAAATGGTACTTTGCTTTTAAGTCAACTCAGCGCCGCCGAACAAAATCAAGTTAAATCCCTTAATCCTAATCTGCCTTCACGGATTGAATTTAAGTTACCGCCCAAGCAAACTACGATTCGCTTAGTTAGTATGCTCCCGCCTTTGGCTAAGGCTGGTTTGATTGTCGATGGTGAAACTCAACCAGGTTATACCACTAAGTCCGGCAGACTAAATAAGACTTTTGTGAGAAAATTTCCTTTACCTGTAGTAGCAGTTACACCGGGGGAAAATGTAGAGATATTTCGCGGACTAACCATAGTTGCAGATGGGGTTACTGTTCGGGGTCTAAGTCTTTATGGCTTTACGGCTAAACATGGTACTACAGCTTCTACACCCCCGGCAGATATATTTATTGCCGATGAGGTGACAGCCAGAGAAACCAGCCCACAGCAAAATTTACAGCTACCCCTAGTTCAAAGTAAAGTTTCACCTCAAGGGGTAGTTATTGAAAATAATTGGTTAGGAAGCTTTCCTCCCCGTGTGGATAATTCCACTAAAAAAGTTACAGTAATTGGGATTGTTTACGATCTTCCGCGTTCGGCATTTGGCGTTTCGGTCTTCAATTCTCTAGGTACAACAATCCGCAATAATTTAATTACTAATCATGACGGTAGCGGGATTATTACCGGGAAGCAAGCTACCAATCTCCGCATTACTGGCAACGTAATCGAGCGCAACGGTTTAGCCGGAATGCCCGACGCTATTCGTTTGGAAGGCAATATTCAAAATACAGAAGTTGTTAGTAACTTAATTGAAAACAATGCAGGTAGTGCAGTGTTTTTATTTAAACCCCAAGGAGCGGTACAAATTCGGGACAATGCGATCGCCAATAATGGTAAACGTTTTAATAGAGCGGCTATTTACTTGATGGGCAATGAGCATCAAGTTACTGGCAATCAAATTATTAACCAAAATGGTTCGGGAGTAGTAGTTGCAGCTTATCCCCAAAGCCGTAGTAACAAAATTACCAATAATCAATTTGGTAACTTATCTGGTTTGGCAATTGATTTAGTTACGCAACTCAATGTCAGTCCTCAAGATTACCAAAAAGGGGATGGTGCAAACCCCTTAACCGATAGCTATCAACGTCGGCGCAAAACGGGCAACTTTGGTATGGATGCACCGCGTTTTTTAAGTCCAGAATTTTTTATTATTAATTCCCCAAATGGCGCAACGGTTGATGGACTCGCCGAACCCAATTCGCAAGTAGAGATTTATCTCTCTAGCCAAGAATCAGGGACGCGGGAATTAGTTGGTAAACCCATCGCTACTACAAAAGTGGATGAAAAAGGTAGATTTTCCCTTTCTTTGGGTATGCTAAAGCCTGGAGAACGGGTAAGTGCGATCGCAACTCATTCTCAGTACGGTACATCGGAACCTGCTTTAAATGCTGTAGTGCAGTCTATATCAACAGATTAAAACAAAATTTAGCTTGGCAATAAAATGAAACCTTTTAATCCTTCCAGACAACTTAGGCGCTTAAGAAAGTGCGATCGCATTACTTAAACATTGATTGTTGCCTGTGTCGTTTATATCTAGTCAAATATTAATTATATAAATTTTAAGATGAAAACTAAGCAACAACTATTGCATAAATACTTATTAGCTCCTTCCCAGCACCTCAGTCACCAAAGATGGCTAGTTGGCAGTCTTCAACGCGGGAAGAATAATGCCTTAAAGATGGGCAAGGGAATACAAATTGTTGGGCTAGCTGCCGTCTTGCTGGGTTTGTCTAGCCCAGTACAAGCTGCGGTGATACGAAATTTCACTTCGCGTTTCAGTACCAATGATACCGGTGATATTCAGATTGTGGGTAATAGCTCAGTTACTTGCTCTACAACACTTGGATCTGCCGCAAGTAGCTGTACAAGCGCCCTAAATGGAGGTACTACTGGCGGCTTACTGAACAACAATAGCTATTTCATGACTAATGTGGATGTAGATGCCGACTCCACTACATTCAACTCTAGTAGCGCAAACATTGTCCTACCCACCGGAGCTACCGTGCTATGGGCAGGGCTTTATTGGGGAGCCGATTCGAGTGCTGGCGCAGCACAAACCACTTCGCCCACTGTCCCCGCCGGTAGTGCCGCACCCAATGCCACACAACGCAACACTGTCAGACTGGCAACGCCTGCTACGGGAGGGTACACAACTATAACAGCTACCCAGTTAGACGCAGATAACTCTAGTGGCAACGACTACCAAGGATTTGCTAATGTCACTTCCTTAATTCAAGCTGGCGGTGGCGGTACCTATACAGTAGGTAATGTCCAAGTAGGTACTGGCGTAGATCACCAAGCTGGCTGGTCTTTGGTTGTAGTTTACCGCGATACTTCTCAACCGACTCGTAACCTAACAGTTTTTGATGGTTATGCTGTTGTTAACACTACTACTCCGAATGTTTCATTTACTGTGAGCGGGTTTACTACGCCTCCAAGTGGGGCAGTAACTGCAAAAATTGGTGCTGTTGCTTACGAGGGCGACCGAGGCTCTACGGGTGACAATTTGAACTTTAATGGTACAACTCTAACTGATGCTCAAAACCCTACAGGCAATTTCTTTAACAGTTCGATTAGTCGCACTGGTAGCAATTTAACTAATAAAAATCCTAATAATGTTAACCAATTAGGCTTTGATATTGATATTATCTCTCTTTCTAACCCTAGCAACAGCGTACTGGGCAACAATGCTACAAGTGCCACTATTAATTTGACTACATCAACTACAAATGGTGAATTTTACCAACCTGGAGTAATTACTACCGCGATTGATATTTTCGCCCCAATCGTAGCTGGTAACATCAACAAAAGTGTCAGCGATCTCAACGGGGGGACTGTCTTACCAGGAGACATTTTAGAGTATACAGTGACAGTTGCTAACACTGGTCAGGATGGGGCGCTCAACAATGTACTGACCGATCCCATACCCACCAATACTACCTATCTTCCTGGTAGCCTGCAAATAACGGCTGGAGCGAACACTGGAGCTAAAACCGATACCGCAACTGATGACCAAGCTAATTACGATAGCCTCAACAATAGGGTAGTATTTCGTCTCGGCACTGGGGCTACAGGCACTGCTGGTGGCACTTTAGCTCCTACTAATTCTACCACTATCAAGTTTAGGGTACAGGTTAATGCTGCTACTCCCAACAGCACCATACTTTCTAATCAGGCAACAGTTGCCTATAGGGCCCAGACTCTAGGTACTGATTTCACCGCTCAAAGCGATGGAGATTCTGCTACTTCTGGAGTTCAGCCAACCAACGTTATAGTGACGTTACCTGATATGGCGATCGCTAAAAGCCACACAGGAAATTTTAATAAAGGACAGACTGGCACTTATACTCTCACAGCTACTAACTTAGGTCCGGGAACCACCAACGGAACCGTTACCATCAGCGATACTTTACCTACAGGTTTAACACCCACCGCCGCCACTGGTACAGGCTGGACTTGTACTATTAGTGGTCAAGTTGTCACTTGTACGCGATCGGATGCTTTAGCTGCCACTACTAGCTATCCGCCAATTACCCTCACCGTAAACGTGGCTGTAAATGCACCTGCAAGTATAACTAACACAGCAACAGTATCTGGAGGCGGACAAGCTAATACGACTAACGATAGCGTTAATGATGCAACAACTATCGATCCGTTAGCCGACTTATCTTTGACCAAAATAGTCAACAATGCTAGTCCCAACATTGGAGATAACGTAACATTTACTGTCACACTCAATAATGTTGGACCAGACTCCGCTACAGGTGTTAGTGTTAGCGATCTTTTGCCTGCGGGGTTAACGTTTGTATCCGCAACCCCAAGTCAGGGGACTTACGTTAGTAATACGGGAGTTTGGACAGTAGGAACAGTGGGGACGGCGGTTAATGCAAACAGTGCAACGTTGCAAATTGTAGCAACCGTAGCAACGGCGGGAGCAAAAACTAATACGGCTCAAGTAAGTGCTTCAGGACAACAAGATCCAGATTCAACACCCAACAATAATGTTGCGACAGAAGATGATCAGGCAAGTGTAACGGTAACGTCACAAAATACCGATTTATCCATAACCAAAACCGACTCTCCCGATCCAGTTATTGCGGGAGCCGATCTAACTTATGCGATCGCGGTTACTAATAATGGTTCGGCTACAGCCACTAATGCCACAATGAGCGATCCCTTACCTATTGGCACAACTTTTCAGTCAATCACCACTCCTCCAGGCTGGACTTGCACTACACCCGCCATTGGTAGTAATGGCACAGTAAGCTGTACTAATCCCTCTTTTGTAGTGGGTTCGGCAAACTTTACGGTCGTAGTCAGAGTAGCGCCGACCACCGCCAATAACTCTAGCCTCAGCAACACAGCAACAATATCCTCAACAACTTCCGATCCAATTGCAGCCAATAACTCTAGTACCCAAGCTACAACTGTACAGCAGTCGGCAGATTTGAGACTGACAAAAGTATCAACTCCTGCAAGTCCGACGGTAGGAGGCACTTTTGATTACACAATTACCGTAACCAACGATGGCTCTAGCACAGCTACTAATGTCCAAGTTACAGACCAACTCCCACCAACAATACAAGTAGCAGTTACATCAGTAGGAATCACTACTACTCAAGGCTCAACTACCTACAATGCTACTACTCCTAATGTAGTATGGAATGTCGGTACACTAGCTCCTAATACAAGTGCCACTTTAACTATTCCTGCCACAAGGTTAACAGCCGACAATACATTAAACACTGCTGAAGTAACATTTTCAGACCAAAGCGATCCAGACTCAACTCCTGGCAATGGTCAAGTTGGCGAGGACGATCGTGATAGTGTAACAGTACCGAATCAATCTGTAGACTTAGCAGTAGCAAAAATCGTCAATAATTCAACGCCCAACGTAGGCGATAGCGTAATATTCACTATTACAGTCACTAATCCTATTACTTCCCCAACTGCTGCTACAAATGTTGGTTTGTCTGACATCTTACCTCCAGGATTAACTTATCAGTCCAATACAGTATCTACAGGTACATACAATAGCGGTACTGGGGTTTGGAGCATTGCCAGCCTAAACCCTGGGGTTACAGCTACCTTAACAATTACAGCTACAGTGGCAACGCCCGGTGCAAAGACCAACACGGCTCAACTAAGCGCCCTAGACCAAAACGATCCAAATTCAACGAACAATAGCAGTAGTGCGATCGTCACCCCCAACTCGGTTCCTCCAAATCTGCTGTTAGTTAAACGCATCACAGCAGTTAATGGTGTAGACGTAACTGGGTTTCAAGATGGAGTTGATAGCCCAACTACCGATCCTAATTATGTCGGTACTCCCAAAGCCGTTGAAGATAACGATCCTCTTTGGCCTGCTCCAAATACAACCTCTCTGCGAGGTGCGATCAATAGCAGCACGATCGCACCAACGGTTAGTTTTAAACCTGGCGATG from Synechocystis sp. PCC 7509 includes these protein-coding regions:
- a CDS encoding right-handed parallel beta-helix repeat-containing protein gives rise to the protein MKKIYWLVVFACLSPLLQFPVVAQEALTVQIVVNSDRDGTITPDTFLTLREAIELVNGTLLLSQLSAAEQNQVKSLNPNLPSRIEFKLPPKQTTIRLVSMLPPLAKAGLIVDGETQPGYTTKSGRLNKTFVRKFPLPVVAVTPGENVEIFRGLTIVADGVTVRGLSLYGFTAKHGTTASTPPADIFIADEVTARETSPQQNLQLPLVQSKVSPQGVVIENNWLGSFPPRVDNSTKKVTVIGIVYDLPRSAFGVSVFNSLGTTIRNNLITNHDGSGIITGKQATNLRITGNVIERNGLAGMPDAIRLEGNIQNTEVVSNLIENNAGSAVFLFKPQGAVQIRDNAIANNGKRFNRAAIYLMGNEHQVTGNQIINQNGSGVVVAAYPQSRSNKITNNQFGNLSGLAIDLVTQLNVSPQDYQKGDGANPLTDSYQRRRKTGNFGMDAPRFLSPEFFIINSPNGATVDGLAEPNSQVEIYLSSQESGTRELVGKPIATTKVDEKGRFSLSLGMLKPGERVSAIATHSQYGTSEPALNAVVQSISTD
- a CDS encoding DUF11 domain-containing protein — protein: MKTKQQLLHKYLLAPSQHLSHQRWLVGSLQRGKNNALKMGKGIQIVGLAAVLLGLSSPVQAAVIRNFTSRFSTNDTGDIQIVGNSSVTCSTTLGSAASSCTSALNGGTTGGLLNNNSYFMTNVDVDADSTTFNSSSANIVLPTGATVLWAGLYWGADSSAGAAQTTSPTVPAGSAAPNATQRNTVRLATPATGGYTTITATQLDADNSSGNDYQGFANVTSLIQAGGGGTYTVGNVQVGTGVDHQAGWSLVVVYRDTSQPTRNLTVFDGYAVVNTTTPNVSFTVSGFTTPPSGAVTAKIGAVAYEGDRGSTGDNLNFNGTTLTDAQNPTGNFFNSSISRTGSNLTNKNPNNVNQLGFDIDIISLSNPSNSVLGNNATSATINLTTSTTNGEFYQPGVITTAIDIFAPIVAGNINKSVSDLNGGTVLPGDILEYTVTVANTGQDGALNNVLTDPIPTNTTYLPGSLQITAGANTGAKTDTATDDQANYDSLNNRVVFRLGTGATGTAGGTLAPTNSTTIKFRVQVNAATPNSTILSNQATVAYRAQTLGTDFTAQSDGDSATSGVQPTNVIVTLPDMAIAKSHTGNFNKGQTGTYTLTATNLGPGTTNGTVTISDTLPTGLTPTAATGTGWTCTISGQVVTCTRSDALAATTSYPPITLTVNVAVNAPASITNTATVSGGGQANTTNDSVNDATTIDPLADLSLTKIVNNASPNIGDNVTFTVTLNNVGPDSATGVSVSDLLPAGLTFVSATPSQGTYVSNTGVWTVGTVGTAVNANSATLQIVATVATAGAKTNTAQVSASGQQDPDSTPNNNVATEDDQASVTVTSQNTDLSITKTDSPDPVIAGADLTYAIAVTNNGSATATNATMSDPLPIGTTFQSITTPPGWTCTTPAIGSNGTVSCTNPSFVVGSANFTVVVRVAPTTANNSSLSNTATISSTTSDPIAANNSSTQATTVQQSADLRLTKVSTPASPTVGGTFDYTITVTNDGSSTATNVQVTDQLPPTIQVAVTSVGITTTQGSTTYNATTPNVVWNVGTLAPNTSATLTIPATRLTADNTLNTAEVTFSDQSDPDSTPGNGQVGEDDRDSVTVPNQSVDLAVAKIVNNSTPNVGDSVIFTITVTNPITSPTAATNVGLSDILPPGLTYQSNTVSTGTYNSGTGVWSIASLNPGVTATLTITATVATPGAKTNTAQLSALDQNDPNSTNNSSSAIVTPNSVPPNLLLVKRITAVNGVDVTGFQDGVDSPTTDPNYVGTPKAVEDNDPLWPAPNTTSLRGAINSSTIAPTVSFKPGDEIEYTIYFLNNGASQATNVSICDFVPANQTFVSTGYDSSLLSADAGGLFGTNYGIVIQSANGAAPVKATNVSDSDRGQFYNSSFPIACNKGSTNGKGAVVVNIGTIPNATGAGAPANSYGFIRFKAKID